The following proteins come from a genomic window of Micromonospora zamorensis:
- a CDS encoding cytochrome P450: protein MATMPADRSPDSTLALLRAGYRFIGERCERYGSDVFQTRILLAPTICLRGRPAAVLFYDNDRFQRATAMPLRVQRTLTGRRGVQGLDGPEHADRKAMFMSIMTPIAIRQLGQLFDEEWQARIPAWEAAGPLPLYDELGRLLTRVVYAWAGVPLPTSQVERRAVELHSMIEAPAAVGPRHWRGRLARRRTERWLGDLIERTRIGLFPAPPGSALAVIAEHRDRQGRLLPRRVAAVELLNVLRPVVAVDQYIAFAALALHDHPGWRERVRGDGEATENFVQEVRRYYPFFPMAAARVRRSFDWQGHHFPQGRRVLLDLYGTNHHPALWPEPELFRPERFANRRVDPFELIPQGGGDHWAGHRCAGEWITIDLMKRAVTNLTSTMRYDVPVQDLALDLHRMPALPPLGLTLTNIRRTA, encoded by the coding sequence CGCTGCGAGCGGTACGGCAGCGACGTCTTCCAGACCCGGATCCTGCTCGCCCCGACCATCTGCCTGCGCGGCCGGCCGGCGGCGGTGCTGTTCTACGACAACGACCGCTTCCAGCGCGCGACCGCCATGCCGCTGCGGGTGCAGCGGACACTCACCGGTCGGCGTGGTGTGCAGGGGCTGGACGGGCCGGAGCACGCCGACCGCAAGGCCATGTTCATGTCGATCATGACGCCGATCGCCATCCGGCAGCTCGGTCAACTCTTCGACGAGGAGTGGCAGGCGCGGATCCCCGCCTGGGAGGCCGCCGGGCCGCTGCCGCTCTACGACGAACTCGGCCGGTTGCTGACCCGGGTGGTCTACGCCTGGGCGGGGGTGCCGCTGCCCACGTCCCAGGTCGAACGACGCGCCGTCGAGCTGCACTCGATGATCGAGGCTCCGGCGGCGGTCGGCCCCCGGCACTGGCGGGGACGGCTCGCCCGTCGTCGCACCGAACGCTGGCTCGGCGACCTCATCGAGCGGACCCGGATCGGTCTCTTTCCGGCGCCGCCCGGCAGCGCCCTGGCCGTGATCGCCGAACACCGCGACCGGCAGGGCCGGCTGCTCCCCCGCCGGGTCGCGGCTGTGGAACTGCTCAACGTGCTGCGGCCGGTGGTCGCCGTGGACCAGTACATCGCGTTCGCCGCGCTCGCCCTGCACGACCATCCGGGCTGGCGGGAACGGGTCCGCGGCGACGGTGAGGCCACCGAGAACTTCGTCCAGGAAGTACGCCGCTACTACCCGTTCTTCCCGATGGCGGCAGCCCGGGTCCGGCGTTCCTTCGACTGGCAGGGCCACCACTTTCCCCAGGGGCGACGGGTCCTGCTCGACCTGTACGGCACCAACCACCATCCGGCCCTCTGGCCGGAACCGGAACTGTTCCGGCCGGAGCGGTTCGCCAACCGACGCGTGGACCCGTTCGAGCTGATCCCGCAGGGCGGCGGTGACCACTGGGCCGGGCACCGTTGCGCGGGCGAGTGGATCACCATCGACCTGATGAAGCGGGCGGTCACCAACCTGACCAGCACCATGCGCTACGACGTGCCCGTCCAGGACCTGGCCCTGGACCTGCACCGGATGCCGGCGCTGCCGCCCCTCGGCCTGACCCTCACCAACATCCGACGCACCGCCTGA